Genomic DNA from Streptomyces sp. PCS3-D2:
CCCCACCGTCAGGATCGGCGGCGGCAGCGGGACGCTGTACGCGGACGTGACCAGCAGGGCCAAGGACACCGGCGCGGTCAGCAGCCACCGTCAGGTGCCCTTCGCGACGCTCGGCGTCGGCGGGATCGACATGAAGGGCGGCACCACCCCGCTGACCCTCGCGAACATCCCGGTCACCCTGACCCCCCAGGGCGCCCAGGCGTTCGCCGGCTACTACCAGGCCGGCGCGCGGCTCGACCCCCTCTCGCTCTCCGCCGACGTGAGGACGGCCCCGGCGGCGGAGCCCCCGCAGCAGCCGTCCGCGCAGCCGGGCGCCACGGTCCGGGCGCCGCGGGCGCCGGGTGCCTTCGCCGACGCCGCCGTCGACTGGGGGGTGCGGCGTACCTTCCGCGAGTACGTCACCGGTGCGGTCGGCCAAGGCGGGTGGACCCTGGCCGAGGGGGCCCGGGACGGCGGCGCGCTGTTCCGCTTCCCGCAGGGCAAGGGCACCTATGACGGCCGGAACGGCACCCTTGACGCGGCCTTCGCCGGCACGGTGCGGTTCACCGGAGCCCACCTGGACCTGACGTTCGGCACCGTGGTCGTGAAGGTGGAGAACGGCAGGGGCGTGCTGTCCGCGGACGTCACCACGGCGGGGGCGACGCAGAACGCCGTCCCGCTGGTCGAGTTCGACGCCGCGGCCCTGAAGGCCGAGGGTGCGCTGGTCACTCTGACCGAGGCCCCGGCCACCCTCACCGAGGGCGGCTCCCGGGCCTTCAACTCCATGTACAAGGCCGGTACGGAGATGGATCCGGTCTCGCTGGCCGTCGCCCTCGACGCCACGGCGCAGCTGCCGGCCCTGCCCGACCTCGGCTCCACGGCCCCGCCCCCGGCGGCTCCCACTCCCGCACCGACGGCCGCCGCCCCTGCCGCGGAGTCGGGGGGATCGTCGAACACCGGGCTCTACGCGGGCCTCGCCGCGGCCGCCCTCCTGTCGGCCGCCGCCGGAGCCTTCCTGGTGGCGCGCAAGCGCCGCGCGGACGCGTCTGCCGCCGCTGCCGAGGACTCCCCGGCTCCGGCCCAGCCGCCCGCGATGCCGTCGGCCGCCGGGCCGGCAGCGGCTCCGCCCGCCGATGCCGCGCCCGCCGATGCCGCGCCCGCCGATGCCGCGCCCGCCGATGCCGCGCCCGGCGACGACGCCCCGTAGCGACCCGCCCCTGACCTCGCCCCGTTTCCCTTCCCTTCCCTCCCCTTCCCGTCTCTCAGGAGTCCACCGCCATGTCGTCCATCCGCCGCCGGATCACCCTCGCGGCCGCCGCCCTGACCGCCGCCGCGCTCGGCGCCACCGCCTTCTGTCCGCCGGCCACCGCCGCGGGAAGCCCACCGGCCGGGCCGGTGAAGATCGTCGGCGGCACCCTCGACTGGGGCGTACTCGCCGGCTACCGCGCCTATGTCACCGGCATGGCCAAGGGCGCCGTCACCGTGGCCGACGGCGCCCGGCAGAACGCCGACGGCACCCTCCGCTTCGTCGAGCCGACCGGCCAGTACGACCCGGCCGGCGGCCACGTGGTGAAGGCGGCCTTCAAGGGCAGCGTCACCTTCTCCTCGCCCGCCCCGCCGGCCGGCCACGGTTTCGAGGTCACGCTCTCGGACCTCCGCATCGACACGGGCACCAGGAAGCTGACCGCGGACGTCACCAAGTCCGGTACCACCGCCCAGGACGTGCCGCTGGCCACGGTCGCCTTCGCCGGCCGGTCGATGACCGGGCTGGCGACGACGCTCACCAAGGAGGCCGCGGACGCGTTCGGTTCGCCCGGGTACGAGAACAGGGCCGGTGACCCGCTCACCGCGAGCCTGGCGTTCGAGGAACCCGCTCCCGAGCCGACCCCGACGAAGCCGACGCCCACCAAGGACCCGACGCCCACCAAGGACCCGACCCCCACCAAGGACCCGACCCCCACGGGGAGCCCCACCCCCACCACCAAGGACCCCGCCCCGTCGGCCGACGGCCCGCGGAAGATCCTGAACGGCAGGCTCACCTGGGGTGTGAAGGAGTCCTTCCGCCGGTACGTGCTGAGCGCGGGCTCGATCACCCCGGCCGGCGGCGCCACCGGGAACGGCGAGCTCTTCGACTTCTCCGCGGGCAAGGGCGAGCTGGACGGGGAGAAGCGGAGGCTGGACGCCTCCTTCGAGGGCGAGCTCCGCTTCCGGTATGCGGCCCACGGCATCGACATGACCTTCGCCGCACCCCGCGTCGAAGCCGCCGGCGCGACCGGCGTCCTGTACGTCGACGTCCAGAACGCCGCCGGCAGCCGCAAGGGCGTCGCCTTCGCCACGCTCGACCTGTCGAAGGCCGACTACCGGACCAGGAACGGCGTGCTGGCACTGGACCGCGTACCCGCCGCCTTCACCGCCGAGGGCGCTGCCGCCTTCGCCAACGACACCACCGGCTCGATGTACAAGGCGGGCGACCCGATCGACCCGCTCACCCTGTCCGTGGCCGTGGACAAGGACGCCGCCCTGCCGCAACCCGCGGGCGGCACCACCACGGGCGGTTCGCCGGGTGCCACCTCCGGCGGTACGGGCACCACCGCGGGCGGCGGCTCGGTCGGCGGCGGCTCGGCCGTCGGCGGTTCCGTCGGCGGCAACCTCGCCGCCACCGGTGCCGAGATCCCGGCCGGGGCGCTGCTCTCCCTCTCCGGCGCCGTCGTCGCGGTGGGCGCGGGTGCGGTCCTCCTCGCGCGCAGGCGCCGTACGGCCCGGTTCTGAACCGTGTTTGAATTCCCGGGTGAACGATCTCGATGTGCTGAGGGTCTTCTGCGCGGGTGACGGCCGCTACGGCAACCTGCTCGGTGTCGTGCGCGACGGCCGGACCTGCCCCGACGACGCGTCGCGGCAGGCCCTGGCCGCCGAACTCGGCTACAGCGAGACGGTGTTCGTCGACGACCCCGAGCGCGGGATCGTCGACATCCGCACCCCGGGCACGCGGATGTCCTTCGCGGGACACCCGCTGGTCGGGGTCGCGTGGTTGCTGGACATCGAGGAGCTCCAGCCGCCCGCCGGATCCGTATGGGCCCGTGACGACGGGGAGTTCACCTGGATCACGGCCCGGCCGGAGTGGGTCGAGGGCAAGCACACCCGGCAGTACGAGAGCGTCGCCGAGGTCGAGGCGCTGCCGGCGCCGCCGCCGGGCGAGGGCTGGCTGTACGCCTGGGCGTGGGAGGACGAGGCCGCCGGCCGCGTCCGGGCCCGGGGCTTCCCGCGCCGCCCCGACGGCGTCATCGCCGAGGACGAGGCCACCGGCTCGGCCGCGATCCTCCTGACGGCCCAGCTGGACCGTGCCCTGAACATCACCCAGGGCGCCGGTTCCCAGATCCTCACCGCGCCCGGCGCCGACGGCACGATCGAGGTGGGCGGACGCGTCCGCTTCGCTCCGCCCGCGGGTCCCGCGTAGGAGCTACCGCGGCGGCCGGGCGGGGTGCGGTGTGCACCCGCCCCCGCCCCCGCACCCGGCCACGGGTCACGCGGTGAGGCGGAACTCCTCGCCCAGTTCGCGGAAGACCGCGCCGTTGAAGTCGAAGGCGCGCCTGCACTCCTCGATGATGCGCTGCTTCTCCAGATCGTCCGCGGCGATCGCGTCCAGCAGCTCGCGGTAGGTCCGCTTGAAGGCCGCAGGGTTGGAGATGTCGGCGAAGACGTAGAAGCGGACGCCGTCGCCCTTGCGCGCGAAGCCCCAGGTGCGTTCCGCCTTGTCGCGGATGATCTGCCCGCCGGAGAGGTCGCCCAGGTAGCGGGTGTAGTGGTGGGCGACGTACCCGCCCGGCCACTCGGCCGCGCACTGGGCCACCCGTGCGGCGTAGGCCTCGGTCGAGGGCAGCGCCACCGCCTTCTCGCGCCACCGCGGGCCCAGCAGGTGCGCGAGGTCCCGCTCTATCTCCGCGACGCGCATCAGTTCGGGCCGGATGAACGGTCCCGCGACCGGGTCGTCCTTCAGGGAGTCGGCCGCCTCCTCCAGGGCCCGGTACACGAACCACAGCTGTTCGGTGTAGCGCGCGTACGCGTCCACTCCGAGCCGCCCGCCCAGCAGGTCGCTCATGAAGGTCGACGACTCGGCCTCGGTGTGCTGCTCGTGCGACGCGACGCGGATGACCGTAGAGAAGGCGTCCAAGGCGGACCTCCAGGAAAGAGGAAACGGGCGCGGCAGCAGTGCCGCCGTGCCCGATACTCCTACTTAGGTTTACCTAAGTCAATGGGTTCCCGACGCCTTGTCGGTAAAGAGCCTCCGGCCCGGCCGCCGCCTACGGGAGGGTGAGGATGTCCGCCCCGGAGTCCGTCACCACCAGCGTGTGCTCGAACTGGGCGGTGCGCTTGCGGTCCTTCGTGACGACCGTCCAGCCGTCGTCCCACATGTCGTAGTCGTGGGTGCCGAGGGTCAGCATCGGCTCGATGGTGAAGGTCATTCCCGGCTCGATGACCGTGGTCGCGTGCGGGCTGTCGTAGTGCGGGATGATCAGGCCGGAGTGGAAGGACGAGTTGATGCCGTGGCCGGTGAAGTCCCGGACCACGCCGTAGCCGAAGCGCTTCGCGTACGACTCGATGACCCGGCCGATGACGTTGATCTGGCGGCCCGGCTTGACGGCCTTGATCGCCCGGTTCAGCGCCTCACGGGTGCGCTCCACCAGCAGCCGCGACTCCTCGTCCACGTCACCGCACAGGTAGGTGGCGTTGTTGTCGCCGTGCACCCCGCCGATGTACGCCGTCACGTCGAGGTTCACGATGTCGCCGTCGCGCAGCACGGTGGAATCGGGGATGCCGTGGCAGATGACCTCGTTGACCGAGGAACACAGCGACTTCGGGTAGCCGCGGTAGCCGAGCGTCGAGGGGTAGGCGCCGTGGTCGCACATGTACTCGTGGGCGACCTTGTCGAGCTCGTCGGTGGTCACCCCCGGCGCGATCAGCTTGGCCGCCTCCTCCATCGCCTGGGCGGCGATCCGGCCGGCGATGCGCATGGCCTCGATGGTCTCGGCCGACTGCACCTCCGGTCCGGTGTACGGAGTGGGCGCGGGCTTGCCCACGTACTCGGGCCGGCGGATGTTACCGGGAACGGAACGGGCGGGGGAGAGCTCGCCTGGTACGAGCAGCGACTGACCGGACATGCAAGCGAGTGTATCCAGCGGGGATGGGGCAGCATGGCGGGATAGAGCGGCACACAGCGGCTTGCGGAGGCATCGAGAGGAGCCTGGACGGCGATGGCCCTGTTCAAGAAGCGCCAGGTGGGCAAACCCGGCGAGTGGTACTACTGCCTGGTCCACCACAAGGTCGAGGAAGGCCCCGAGTGCCCGGCGAAGGACCGGTTCGGCCCGTACGGAACGCCCGAGGAGGCCGCCCACGCCATGGAGACGGCACAGGAGCGCAACCTCGAGTGGCAGAACGACCCCCAGTGGAACGACCGGACCCGCGAGGACGAAGAAGGCACGGGCACGGGCACGTCCGGCTGACGAGCCGGCGGAGGCCTACCAGCGGCTCGGCGGCGGAGCGGTCAGTCGGTCGGCCAGCCCCGCCAGCCGGTCCCGCAGCCGGCGGGACCCGCGCTGTGCCGGCAGGCCGTTCTCCCCGGCTGCCGCGCTGACCAGGTGCTGCACGGTGTCCAGGTCCAGCCCGGGGCCGCCGTCCGGCACCGACAGCGCGTCGTGCGCGAGCGTGCCCAGATCCCGGTCCCCGCCGTCCAGGGACAGTACGGTCGCCCCCGCGCGTCGGGCGTCGTGCACGCGCTCCAGCAGTTCCTCGCCGGGCTCCCGCGGTGCCACCACCAGCACCGTGTGTCCCCGCCCGGCCGCCGCCAGCCGGCCCAGCCCCACCGACAGGTGCGGCGGCGCCCCGGGCCGCACCCGGTGGCGCACGAGCGTCGGCGCCAGCTCCGGCCGGCCCGACCAGGCGGCCTCGTCGACCAGGTGGGCCGCCATGTGCCAGGGCTCGTACACCTCGGTCCCCACCAGCAGCAGCTTCCCGCCGACCGCGGCGACGGACCGGCGCAGCGAGCCGGCGAAGCGGCGCGCCTCGCCCGGCCACTGCGTACCGGCGAGCACCTCGCGCAGCAGGGCGACCCTGACGGCATCCATGCCCGCATCCTGCCGCATCGAAGCCGACACGGGGGCCGTTCCCGGCTCTTCGGCTGCGGGCTACCCGGCAGTACGCTCGCCCCCATGACTTCCTCAGACAATCCGCAGAAGCCGCAGGCCAAGGACCCCTGGGACCTGCCCGACGTGTCCGGCCTGGTCGTCGGCGTCCTCGGCGGCACCGGCGACCAGGGCCGCGGCCTCGCCTACCGGCTCGCCCGCGCCGGCCAGAAGGTGATCATCGGCTCGCGCGCCGCCGACCGCGCGCACACCGCCGCCGAGGAACTGGGGCTCGGCGTGGAGGGCGCGGACAACGCCGAGTGCGCGCGCCGCAGCGACATCGTCATCGTCGCGGTGCCGTGGGAGGGCCACGCCAAGACCCTGGAGGCGCTGCGCGAGGACCTCGCGGGCAAGCTCGTCGTCGACTGCGTCAACCCGCTCGGCTTCGACAAGCAGGGCGCCTACGCCCTGCGGGTCGAGGAGGGCAGCGCCGCCCAGCAGGCCGCCGCCCTGCTCCCGGACTCCCGGGTCACGGCCGCCTTCCACCACCTCTCGGCGGTCCTCCTCCAGGACGGGTCGATCGACGAGATCGACACCGACGTCATGGTCCTCGGCGAATCCCGCGCCGACACCGACATCGTCCAGGCCCTGGCCGCCCGCATCCCGGGCATGCGCGGCATCTTCGCCGGCCGCCTGCGCAACGCCCACCAGGTCGAGGCCCTCGTGGCGAACCTGATCTCCACCAACCGCCGCTACAAGGCCCACGCGGGCCTGCGCACGACGGACGTCTGACCGCCCCGCCCGGCGGTCCGGTCCCGGACCGGACCGGACCACCGGGCGCGTGCCGTGCTCAGCCCCGCCGGGCGGTACGGGCCTCGACGGCGCCCAGGTGGGCCACCACCCCGTGGTAGAAGCGGTCGACGGCCTCGTCGACGCTGCGGATGAAACCCGACTCGGTGTTGCCGCGGCTGTTGCCCATCCCCTTGATGAGGGTCAGACGGAAGCCTGCGATCGCGGCGCCGTCCTGCGGCAGCAGATCACCCGGCTCGGGCCGCAGGCGCTCCAGAGTGCCGCGCGGCCCGTTCTCGTCCTCCACCAGACTCTGCACGTGCAGATCCGCCGGCGCCTCGGCGAGCATGCGGATCAGCCGTTTCGCCGCCGCCAGCGGATAGGCCCCCTCGGCGGCCGGGACGTCCACGGAGGTGCGCACCTTCATCGTGCGCAGATCGGCGACGACTCCGATGACCGAGCGCGTCCCGTCGATGCGCAGTTCGGCGGCGAGCCGGCCCTCGGCGCACAGCGTCCGGGCGGCCGCCTCGCGCCTCGCCCGCGGATCGCTGCTGCGCCGGGCCCGCTGGACCGGCAGGGCCTTCTGCCCGAGTTCCCCGCCGAGGCGCAGGCACACCTGGCGGATGAGGCGCTCCCAGCTCTCCACCACGTCGACGGCCCGGACGTCGCCGATGCCGATGGTCTCGTCGTCGATGCCGTTGCGCACCGGCACCCATGCGGGACCCATGTTCTGGAACCCGTGGCAACCGGAGTGCTCGTGCTGCAAGTACTCCAGGAGTTCCTGCAGGAGCCAGGCGTGGGCGGCATTGCCGACCCCTTCGTGGCGGATCAGCATCTGCGCCTGGTGGGCGACTTCGGCCCACGACAGGTGCCACAGGCTGACCTTGTGCTTGCGCCGTCCGTCGATCTTGACATCCACCATGGGGGCCCCTTCGAGGGCCACGTCGTTGGAGAGCGTGATCACGGCCTCGTAGCCGCGGCGCGCCGCGATGTCCATGTACTGCTGGACCTGTTCGGCCTTGAGCGGATTGCCGTTCGTCTTCGTCTCCACCAACGCGGTCCACAGCTTTCCGGCCCGCTCCACCCTGATGACTCCGTCAGGGCGCTTCGGGGCGTCACCATGGGGCAGTGGCACCTCGGTGAACGTCTGCATGCGACCGGCGGGCGCACCGAACGCCGCGGTGAGGCGGCGTCCGAACTCCGGGACCTGGGCCATCACCGACAGCAGGACGGAGGTGGCCCGCACCTCGCGCTCCTTGTCGCTCTTGAGGGACGGGACCGGGAACAGCCGGGCGGTACGCCAGGAGTCGTTCTCGGCGAGCGACTTCTTGGCCACCCTGGGGAGGGTGACCTTCTTCCGCGTCGTACGGGGGCTGCGGCCCCGCGACTGGGTCGGTACGGGGGAGGCGCCGGGAGCGGGCTCCCCCGCGGCGGGCGGTGCGGGTGCGCCTGCCGTATCGGCCGGTGCACCCGCCGGGACCGGAGCGCCGGTGCCAGGTGCTGCCGCCTGCGCGGGAGCTCCGGACACACCGGACTGCTCCGCAGCGGCGGGAGCCTCCGCGGCCTCCGGTTCGTCGGCCTCCCCGTCGACGTCGATGCCGAAGTCCGTGGCGAGACCGGCCAGGCCGGTCTCGTAACCCTGCCCCACGGCACGGAACTTCCACTCCCCGCCCCGTCGGTAGAGCTCACCGAAGATGAAGGCCGTCTCCGCGCCCGCGCCCTCGATGGAGAATCCGACGAGGGCTTCGCCGGACCGGTCCGCGACCGTCATCCGCAGGTCGTCCAGGTCCCCGAACCTGGCGCCGCCGTACTGGCTCGCCGCCACCACGATCCGTGCGACGTCTTCCGGGACCGCGGTCAGGTCCACGCTGATGCGGTCCTCGTCGCCGTGGTCGGTCGGGGTCTTGCCGAGGAGCTGCACGCTTCCGTCGGCCGCCGCGGGGTTGTTGTAGAAGTAGAAGTCGTTCTCGCTGCGGACCTTGCCGTTCTCGTCCAGGAGCAGCACGGAGACATCGGCGTCACCGGCCCCCGAGGCACTGGTCCAGCTCAGGCTGACGACCACCGAGCCGGCGTCCTCGCTGAGCCCGGCCAGGCTGACGTTCGCGCCCTTTGAGATCTCCTGCATGCGGCATCCCCCCACCTGCCCGGCGGCAGCCGTCGCGGGCGGCGCGGCCGGGCTGTTCTTTCTTTCGCGCTCCGGATGCGGCGCGTCACGGGCGAACGCTAACGCTGCGGGGGAGAGGGGGTCAGGCAAAGCCGGAAATGTATCGGAAGCCGCTGCGCGCGGCCCTTACGGCAGCACTGCGGGGCATGGGGGACACTGGAGGGGCTCTACCGCCTTCCGTGTCCCCGAGGAGCTCTTCCCATGCCCCGCCTTGCCGTCTTCGCCGTTGTCGTGTGCGTCCTTGCTGTGGCCGCGGCGGTCGTCGCCTTCGTGGAGGGCAGCTTCCTCGGGATCGTGTGGGTGCTGCTGGCGGGCCTCACGTCCAACATGGCCTGGTACTACATGCGCAAGGCCAAGGCCGAGAAGGCCGCCACCGCGCGCAACGTCTGAGCCGTCAGCACCCGGCGGCCGCCCGGGCGGCCGCCAGGGCCGTATCGAGCGCCTGATCCGCCGGAACCGGGACGTCGGGGACGACGCCGACGCCCTACCCTGCGCCGATCCGCTCAAGGGCCCGCTCGATGATCTCGTCGTGTGTCTGCACGGCGGGCCATGCCAGGTGCCGGCCGGGCCGGCGGTGAAAGGATTCTCCGCCGCCGGTCCGGGCCGCGCGGCTAGTCCTGCGGGACCTCGCAGATGCCGCTGCCCTCCTGCCAGAAGCGGTACAGCTCGCGGCCGCAGTACGTCTCCAGGTCCGACACGCCCAACGCCGACAGCACGCCGTCCACCGTGTCGAAGAAGACGACGTTGACCTGCGGGATCCACAGCAGCGCGAAGACGGCGATCAGGCCGAACGGCGCCAGCGGCGCCATCTCGCGCCGCACCCGGTACGACAGCCACGGTTCGATCACCCCGTAGCCGTCGAGGCCCGGCACCGGCAGGAAGTTCAGGATCGCCGCCGTCACCTGGAGCATCGCAAGGAAAGCGAGCGCGTAGCGGAAGGCCGGCGGTACCCCGTCCAGGGCGTCCAGCCAGAACGGGGCCGTGCAGACGACGGCGAAGGCCACGTTCGTCAGCGGTCCGGCCGCCGAGATCAGACTGTGCTTTCCGCGCCCCCGGATCCGGTCGCGCTCGATGAAGACCGCGCCGCCCGGCAGACCGATCCCGCCCAGGATCACGAAGACCACCGGCAGGACGATGCTGAGCAGCGGGTGGCTGTACTTGAGCGGGTCCAGCGTCAGGTAGCCCTTGGCGCCGACGGTGAGGTCGCCGCCGTGCAGGGCGGTCCGGGCGTGTGCGTACTCGTGCA
This window encodes:
- a CDS encoding TerD family protein, whose protein sequence is MQEISKGANVSLAGLSEDAGSVVVSLSWTSASGAGDADVSVLLLDENGKVRSENDFYFYNNPAAADGSVQLLGKTPTDHGDEDRISVDLTAVPEDVARIVVAASQYGGARFGDLDDLRMTVADRSGEALVGFSIEGAGAETAFIFGELYRRGGEWKFRAVGQGYETGLAGLATDFGIDVDGEADEPEAAEAPAAAEQSGVSGAPAQAAAPGTGAPVPAGAPADTAGAPAPPAAGEPAPGASPVPTQSRGRSPRTTRKKVTLPRVAKKSLAENDSWRTARLFPVPSLKSDKEREVRATSVLLSVMAQVPEFGRRLTAAFGAPAGRMQTFTEVPLPHGDAPKRPDGVIRVERAGKLWTALVETKTNGNPLKAEQVQQYMDIAARRGYEAVITLSNDVALEGAPMVDVKIDGRRKHKVSLWHLSWAEVAHQAQMLIRHEGVGNAAHAWLLQELLEYLQHEHSGCHGFQNMGPAWVPVRNGIDDETIGIGDVRAVDVVESWERLIRQVCLRLGGELGQKALPVQRARRSSDPRARREAAARTLCAEGRLAAELRIDGTRSVIGVVADLRTMKVRTSVDVPAAEGAYPLAAAKRLIRMLAEAPADLHVQSLVEDENGPRGTLERLRPEPGDLLPQDGAAIAGFRLTLIKGMGNSRGNTESGFIRSVDEAVDRFYHGVVAHLGAVEARTARRG
- the npdG gene encoding NADPH-dependent F420 reductase; its protein translation is MTSSDNPQKPQAKDPWDLPDVSGLVVGVLGGTGDQGRGLAYRLARAGQKVIIGSRAADRAHTAAEELGLGVEGADNAECARRSDIVIVAVPWEGHAKTLEALREDLAGKLVVDCVNPLGFDKQGAYALRVEEGSAAQQAAALLPDSRVTAAFHHLSAVLLQDGSIDEIDTDVMVLGESRADTDIVQALAARIPGMRGIFAGRLRNAHQVEALVANLISTNRRYKAHAGLRTTDV
- a CDS encoding HtaA domain-containing protein translates to MPARPVRTLTIALLAGLLGALLPATAARAGTVQGGRLDWGIKSSFQSYVTGPVAKGGFTLKGGAATVGGSLFRFHSATGSYDPGTGAFEASYSGGVAFQGHRRPDGVHELDLTVGNPTVRIGGGSGTLYADVTSRAKDTGAVSSHRQVPFATLGVGGIDMKGGTTPLTLANIPVTLTPQGAQAFAGYYQAGARLDPLSLSADVRTAPAAEPPQQPSAQPGATVRAPRAPGAFADAAVDWGVRRTFREYVTGAVGQGGWTLAEGARDGGALFRFPQGKGTYDGRNGTLDAAFAGTVRFTGAHLDLTFGTVVVKVENGRGVLSADVTTAGATQNAVPLVEFDAAALKAEGALVTLTEAPATLTEGGSRAFNSMYKAGTEMDPVSLAVALDATAQLPALPDLGSTAPPPAAPTPAPTAAAPAAESGGSSNTGLYAGLAAAALLSAAAGAFLVARKRRADASAAAAEDSPAPAQPPAMPSAAGPAAAPPADAAPADAAPADAAPADAAPGDDAP
- a CDS encoding HtaA domain-containing protein, which gives rise to MSSIRRRITLAAAALTAAALGATAFCPPATAAGSPPAGPVKIVGGTLDWGVLAGYRAYVTGMAKGAVTVADGARQNADGTLRFVEPTGQYDPAGGHVVKAAFKGSVTFSSPAPPAGHGFEVTLSDLRIDTGTRKLTADVTKSGTTAQDVPLATVAFAGRSMTGLATTLTKEAADAFGSPGYENRAGDPLTASLAFEEPAPEPTPTKPTPTKDPTPTKDPTPTKDPTPTGSPTPTTKDPAPSADGPRKILNGRLTWGVKESFRRYVLSAGSITPAGGATGNGELFDFSAGKGELDGEKRRLDASFEGELRFRYAAHGIDMTFAAPRVEAAGATGVLYVDVQNAAGSRKGVAFATLDLSKADYRTRNGVLALDRVPAAFTAEGAAAFANDTTGSMYKAGDPIDPLTLSVAVDKDAALPQPAGGTTTGGSPGATSGGTGTTAGGGSVGGGSAVGGSVGGNLAATGAEIPAGALLSLSGAVVAVGAGAVLLARRRRTARF
- the map gene encoding type I methionyl aminopeptidase; the encoded protein is MSGQSLLVPGELSPARSVPGNIRRPEYVGKPAPTPYTGPEVQSAETIEAMRIAGRIAAQAMEEAAKLIAPGVTTDELDKVAHEYMCDHGAYPSTLGYRGYPKSLCSSVNEVICHGIPDSTVLRDGDIVNLDVTAYIGGVHGDNNATYLCGDVDEESRLLVERTREALNRAIKAVKPGRQINVIGRVIESYAKRFGYGVVRDFTGHGINSSFHSGLIIPHYDSPHATTVIEPGMTFTIEPMLTLGTHDYDMWDDGWTVVTKDRKRTAQFEHTLVVTDSGADILTLP
- a CDS encoding PhzF family phenazine biosynthesis protein, which encodes MNDLDVLRVFCAGDGRYGNLLGVVRDGRTCPDDASRQALAAELGYSETVFVDDPERGIVDIRTPGTRMSFAGHPLVGVAWLLDIEELQPPAGSVWARDDGEFTWITARPEWVEGKHTRQYESVAEVEALPAPPPGEGWLYAWAWEDEAAGRVRARGFPRRPDGVIAEDEATGSAAILLTAQLDRALNITQGAGSQILTAPGADGTIEVGGRVRFAPPAGPA
- a CDS encoding heme oxygenase (biliverdin-producing), whose amino-acid sequence is MDAFSTVIRVASHEQHTEAESSTFMSDLLGGRLGVDAYARYTEQLWFVYRALEEAADSLKDDPVAGPFIRPELMRVAEIERDLAHLLGPRWREKAVALPSTEAYAARVAQCAAEWPGGYVAHHYTRYLGDLSGGQIIRDKAERTWGFARKGDGVRFYVFADISNPAAFKRTYRELLDAIAADDLEKQRIIEECRRAFDFNGAVFRELGEEFRLTA
- a CDS encoding site-2 protease family protein, which gives rise to MGHQGTRHERRISSVFLGVFAVMAITAWAVWTGYSTSTGLAVFLFVTSAWIVSLCLHEYAHARTALHGGDLTVGAKGYLTLDPLKYSHPLLSIVLPVVFVILGGIGLPGGAVFIERDRIRGRGKHSLISAAGPLTNVAFAVVCTAPFWLDALDGVPPAFRYALAFLAMLQVTAAILNFLPVPGLDGYGVIEPWLSYRVRREMAPLAPFGLIAVFALLWIPQVNVVFFDTVDGVLSALGVSDLETYCGRELYRFWQEGSGICEVPQD